The Apium graveolens cultivar Ventura chromosome 11, ASM990537v1, whole genome shotgun sequence genome has a window encoding:
- the LOC141695792 gene encoding uncharacterized protein LOC141695792 translates to MKVLYGSQDLWEIVENGYEESANQANLSPQQLNTLKENRKKDKKALYFIYQAVDEVIFERISTASTSKEAWDILNKAYKGEEKVKMVRLQALRGEFDLLKMKESETVEELYNRTILIVNQLRVNGEDISDKRVLEKILRSMTRKYEHVVVATEESKDLNTFSLEELLGSLQSHELRIKQFDSSPSEQVFQVQDTSRGGFRGRGGR, encoded by the coding sequence ATGAAGGTGTTATATGGATCTCAAGATCTTTGGGAGATAGTTGAAAATGGTTATGAAGAATCGGCAAATCAAGCCAATCTCTCACCGCAACAATTGAACACTTTAAAGGAGAACCGAAAGAAGGACAAGAAGGCCCTCTACTTTATTTATCAAGCTGTGGATGAAGTAATTTTTGAGAGAATTTCGACGGCATCAACATCAAAGGAGGCATGGGACATCCTCAACAAGGCCTACAAAGGTGAAGAAAAAGTAAAAATGGTGAGACTTCAAGCTCTAAGAGGTGAGTTTGATTTACTAAAAATGAAAGAAAGTGAAACGGTGGAGGAATTATATAATCGGACAATTTTAATTGTTAATCAACTTCGTGTTAATGGAGAAGATATTTCGGATAAAAGAGTCTTGGAAAAAATTCTTCGTAGTATGACTAGAAAATATGAGCATGTTGTTGTGGCCACAGAAGAATCAAAAGATTTAAATACTTTCTCTCTTGAAGAATTGTTGGGCTCACTACAATCTCACGAGCTCCGCATCAAGCAATTTGACTCCTCTCCTTCCGAGCAAGTTTTTCAAGTTCAAGATACTAGTCGTGGTGGTTTTAGAGGAAGAGGTGGAAGATGA